Proteins from one Salinispora arenicola genomic window:
- the rph gene encoding ribonuclease PH, giving the protein MARPDGRLPDHLRPVTLTRGWSTHPEGSVLVEFGATRVLCTASVTEGVPRWRKGSGLGWVTAEYAMLPRATNTRSDRESVKGRVGGRTHEISRLIGRSLRASIDLKALGENSVVLDCDVLQADGGTRTAAITGAYVALYDAVTWLAARRSLAGRPENVMHRSVAAVSVGVVAGEPRLDLNYDEDATAEVDLNVVCTGTGDFVEVQGTGEAGVFSRGQLDALLDLAVAGCLDLAEAQRKALS; this is encoded by the coding sequence ATGGCGCGACCTGACGGGCGGCTGCCCGACCACCTTCGACCGGTGACCCTGACCAGAGGTTGGAGCACCCATCCCGAGGGCTCCGTGCTGGTGGAGTTCGGCGCCACCCGCGTCTTGTGCACCGCGAGTGTCACCGAGGGGGTGCCCCGCTGGCGCAAGGGCTCCGGGCTCGGCTGGGTCACCGCCGAGTACGCGATGCTGCCCCGCGCCACCAACACCCGCTCCGACCGGGAGAGCGTCAAGGGGCGGGTCGGTGGGCGTACCCACGAGATCTCCCGGTTGATCGGCCGGAGCCTGCGGGCGTCGATCGACCTGAAGGCGCTGGGTGAGAACTCCGTCGTGCTCGACTGCGACGTGCTTCAGGCCGACGGCGGCACCCGCACGGCCGCGATCACCGGCGCGTACGTGGCACTGTACGACGCGGTGACCTGGCTCGCTGCGCGTCGGTCCCTCGCCGGTCGTCCGGAGAACGTGATGCACCGTTCGGTGGCCGCGGTGAGTGTCGGTGTCGTCGCCGGTGAACCGCGGCTGGACCTCAACTACGACGAGGACGCGACCGCCGAGGTCGACCTGAACGTGGTGTGCACCGGCACCGGCGACTTCGTCGAGGTACAGGGCACGGGTGAGGCGGGAGTCTTCAGCCGCGGACAGCTCGACGCCCTGCTCGACCTGGCCGTCGCCGGCTGCCTGGACCTGGCCGAAGCCCAGCGGAAGGCGCTCTCGTGA
- the hutI gene encoding imidazolonepropionase → MSSLLVDNIGELVTNAGAGDGPLGIRRNAAVLVEDGLVAWVGPNRYPPPADRRIDAEGAAVLPGFVDSHAHLVFAGDRAAEFAARMAGEPYTGGGIRTTVGATRAATDDELRATVRRLHGEALRQGTTTVEIKSGYGLTVPDETRSLRLAAEVSEETTFLGAHLVPAEYADRPDDYVGLVCGPMLAAAAPHARWIDVFCERGAFDADHTRAILTCGQAAGLGARLHANQLGQGPGVQLGVELGAASVDHCTHLTDADVDALAGAGGATVATLLPGAEFSTRSPYPDARRLLDAGVTVALATDCNPGSSYTSSMPFCIALAVREMRMSPTEAVWAATAGGAAALRRTDVGQLTPGARADLMILDAPSHLHLAYRPGVPLIRQVLHNGVPQCRP, encoded by the coding sequence ATGAGCAGCCTGCTGGTGGACAACATCGGGGAACTGGTCACCAACGCCGGGGCGGGTGACGGGCCGCTGGGTATCCGCCGAAACGCCGCCGTGCTCGTCGAGGACGGGCTGGTGGCCTGGGTCGGGCCGAACCGGTACCCGCCGCCCGCCGATCGACGCATCGACGCCGAGGGCGCGGCCGTACTGCCCGGATTCGTGGACAGTCACGCCCACCTCGTGTTCGCCGGGGACCGGGCCGCCGAGTTCGCTGCCCGGATGGCCGGCGAACCGTACACCGGCGGTGGTATCCGCACCACCGTCGGCGCGACCCGCGCCGCCACCGACGACGAGCTGCGAGCCACCGTACGCCGGCTACACGGGGAGGCGCTTCGGCAGGGCACCACCACCGTCGAGATCAAGAGCGGGTACGGCCTCACCGTCCCCGACGAGACCCGCTCACTGCGGCTCGCCGCCGAGGTGAGCGAGGAGACCACCTTCCTCGGGGCGCACCTCGTCCCCGCCGAGTACGCCGACCGGCCGGACGACTACGTCGGCCTGGTGTGCGGACCGATGCTCGCCGCCGCCGCGCCGCACGCCCGCTGGATCGACGTGTTCTGTGAGCGCGGCGCCTTCGACGCCGATCACACCCGCGCGATCCTGACCTGCGGGCAGGCCGCCGGGCTGGGGGCACGGCTGCACGCCAACCAGCTCGGGCAGGGCCCGGGGGTCCAACTCGGGGTGGAGCTGGGGGCGGCCAGCGTCGACCACTGCACCCACCTCACCGACGCCGACGTCGACGCGCTGGCCGGGGCCGGCGGGGCAACCGTCGCCACCCTGCTGCCGGGAGCGGAGTTCTCCACCCGCTCGCCCTACCCGGACGCCCGCCGGCTTCTCGACGCGGGCGTGACCGTGGCACTGGCCACGGACTGCAACCCCGGGTCGTCGTACACGTCGTCAATGCCGTTCTGCATCGCGTTGGCCGTACGGGAGATGCGGATGAGCCCGACCGAGGCGGTCTGGGCGGCTACCGCCGGCGGTGCGGCGGCGCTGCGCCGCACCGACGTGGGCCAGCTGACACCCGGCGCGCGGGCTGATCTGATGATCCTCGACGCCCCGTCCCACCTGCACCTGGCCTACCGGCCGGGGGTTCCACTGATCCGCCAGGTCCTGCACAACGGAGTACCTCAATGTCGACCGTAG
- the rdgB gene encoding RdgB/HAM1 family non-canonical purine NTP pyrophosphatase, translating into MNKVLLATRNRKKLVELQRILDGALGAHRIALIGLDDVEAYPELPETGLTFGENALIKAREGCRRTGLPTVADDSGLAVEALNGMPGVFSARWAGRHGDDNANLQLVLDQIADLPDEHRGASFVCTVALVLPGGKEHLVDGRQPGQLLREPRGDGGFGYDPIFRGDGQDRTNAELTPTEKDAISHRGKALRELAKLIAKVLPPA; encoded by the coding sequence ATGAACAAGGTTTTGCTCGCCACCCGGAACCGGAAGAAGCTCGTCGAGCTGCAACGCATCCTCGACGGCGCCCTGGGCGCGCACCGGATCGCCCTGATCGGCCTCGACGACGTCGAGGCGTACCCGGAGCTGCCCGAGACCGGGCTGACGTTCGGCGAGAACGCGCTGATCAAGGCGCGGGAAGGGTGCCGGCGCACCGGGTTGCCCACCGTCGCCGACGACTCCGGGCTTGCCGTGGAAGCACTCAACGGTATGCCCGGCGTGTTCAGTGCCCGGTGGGCCGGCCGCCACGGCGACGACAACGCCAACCTGCAACTGGTCCTGGACCAGATCGCCGATCTGCCGGACGAGCATCGGGGCGCCTCGTTCGTCTGCACGGTGGCCCTGGTGCTGCCCGGCGGGAAGGAACATCTGGTTGACGGCCGGCAGCCTGGTCAACTGCTGCGGGAGCCGCGTGGCGACGGCGGTTTCGGCTACGACCCGATCTTCCGGGGCGACGGGCAGGACCGTACGAACGCCGAGCTGACGCCGACGGAGAAGGACGCGATCAGCCACCGCGGCAAGGCGTTGCGCGAACTGGCGAAGCTGATCGCCAAGGTACTTCCGCCGGCCTGA
- a CDS encoding glycosyltransferase family 4 protein, with amino-acid sequence MRIAIVTESFPPDVNGVAHSVVRAAEHLVARGHEPVVIAPAPGGARRHESNRHSYPVVRIPSVPLPRYQGFRLGVPTQAQLTGALLSCAPDIVHLASPFVLGARAATLAARHDLPTVAVYQTDVASYARAYRVGWGEAAVWRWIREIHNSAQRTLAPSTRAAADLVANGVQRIWLWRRGIDGERFQPAKRCAALHRALAPGGELLVGYVGRLAPEKRVDLLEATTRLPGVRVVVVGDGPDRRRLERSLPGAAFLGVQHGEDLARLYASLDVFAHTGPHETFGQTIQEALASGVPVVAPAAGGPVDLVKSGVTGTLVPPGDAGALADAVRVLATDGARRQAYAAAARAAVIRRSWTAVGDELIGHYRAVLRSGASALDLPAAS; translated from the coding sequence ATGCGCATCGCCATCGTGACCGAATCGTTCCCGCCGGACGTGAACGGTGTCGCGCACTCGGTGGTGCGGGCAGCAGAGCACCTGGTCGCCCGCGGACACGAACCGGTGGTCATCGCGCCCGCCCCGGGTGGGGCCCGCCGCCACGAGTCGAACCGGCACTCGTACCCGGTGGTCCGCATCCCCAGCGTTCCGCTGCCGCGCTACCAGGGCTTCCGGTTGGGCGTACCGACGCAGGCCCAGCTGACCGGCGCGTTGCTGTCGTGCGCCCCCGACATCGTTCACCTGGCCAGTCCGTTCGTGCTCGGGGCACGGGCCGCGACCCTGGCGGCCCGGCACGACCTGCCGACGGTTGCCGTCTACCAGACCGACGTCGCCTCATACGCCCGCGCGTATCGGGTCGGCTGGGGCGAGGCGGCGGTCTGGCGGTGGATCCGCGAGATCCACAATTCGGCCCAGCGTACGCTCGCGCCGTCCACCCGGGCCGCCGCCGATCTCGTCGCCAACGGGGTGCAGCGAATCTGGCTCTGGCGACGCGGCATCGACGGCGAGCGCTTCCAGCCGGCGAAGCGGTGCGCCGCGCTGCACCGGGCTCTCGCGCCCGGCGGTGAACTGCTCGTCGGCTACGTCGGGCGGCTTGCCCCCGAGAAGCGGGTCGACCTGCTCGAGGCCACCACCCGCCTGCCCGGCGTCCGGGTCGTGGTCGTCGGCGACGGGCCGGACCGCCGGCGGCTGGAGCGGTCCCTGCCGGGCGCGGCGTTTCTCGGTGTGCAGCACGGCGAGGACCTCGCCCGCCTCTACGCGAGCCTCGACGTCTTCGCGCACACCGGCCCACACGAAACGTTCGGCCAGACGATCCAGGAGGCACTGGCCAGTGGTGTACCCGTGGTGGCTCCGGCGGCCGGCGGGCCGGTCGACCTGGTCAAGTCCGGGGTGACCGGGACACTGGTGCCGCCCGGCGACGCCGGGGCGCTCGCCGACGCCGTCCGGGTGCTCGCCACCGACGGGGCCCGCCGGCAGGCGTACGCGGCGGCGGCCCGGGCCGCCGTCATCCGCCGCAGTTGGACGGCGGTCGGCGACGAGCTGATCGGCCACTACCGGGCGGTCCTCCGGTCCGGTGCCTCGGCGCTGGACCTACCCGCGGCGTCGTGA
- the hutH gene encoding histidine ammonia-lyase: protein MSTVVIQPTGVTPADVLAVARGTAKVVLDPAAIDAMVASRSVVDGIEASGQPVYGVSTGFGALANTFVAPQRRAELQHALIRSHAAGVGSAMPREVVRAMMLLRVRSLALGRSGVRPIVATALVDLLNNDVTPWVPEHGSLGASGDLAPLAHCALALLGEGWVLGAAGDRIPAGEALRRAGLTPIELAAKEGLALINGTDGMLGMLLLANHDATHLFTLADVTAALAIEAMLGSERPFRPELHTIRPHPGQAASAANIHRLLQDSAVMESHRDDVTHAVQDAYSMRCAPQVAGAARDTLDFARQVAGRELISVVDNPVVLPDGRVESTGNFHGAPLGFAADFLAVAAAEVGAIAERRVDRLLDVTRSRDLPAFLSPDAGVNSGLMIAQYTAAGIVAENRRLAAPASVDSLPTSGMQEDHVSMGWAATRKLRTVLDNLTSLLAVELLAAVRGLQLRAPLRPSPAGRAAIAALAGAAGDPGPDIFLAPVLETARTVVAGPELRAAIEREVGALA from the coding sequence ATGTCGACCGTAGTCATCCAACCAACCGGGGTCACCCCCGCCGACGTGCTCGCCGTCGCCCGCGGCACCGCCAAGGTCGTACTCGACCCGGCGGCGATCGACGCGATGGTCGCCAGCCGGTCCGTCGTGGACGGCATCGAGGCCTCCGGCCAGCCGGTGTACGGCGTCAGCACCGGTTTCGGGGCCCTCGCCAACACGTTCGTCGCCCCGCAGCGGCGGGCGGAGCTACAGCACGCGCTGATCCGTTCACACGCCGCCGGGGTGGGCTCCGCCATGCCCCGCGAGGTGGTCCGGGCGATGATGCTGCTGCGCGTACGGTCCCTCGCGCTCGGCCGCTCCGGCGTCCGGCCGATCGTCGCCACGGCACTCGTTGACCTGCTCAACAACGATGTCACCCCGTGGGTACCCGAACACGGGTCGCTGGGAGCCTCCGGGGACCTGGCGCCGCTGGCGCACTGCGCGCTGGCGCTGCTCGGCGAGGGCTGGGTGCTGGGCGCGGCCGGTGACCGGATCCCGGCCGGCGAGGCGCTGCGCCGGGCCGGTCTCACCCCGATCGAGCTGGCGGCCAAGGAGGGGCTGGCCCTGATCAACGGCACCGACGGGATGCTCGGCATGCTGCTGCTGGCCAACCACGACGCCACGCACCTGTTCACCCTGGCCGACGTCACGGCCGCCCTGGCCATCGAGGCGATGCTCGGGTCGGAACGACCTTTCCGACCCGAGTTGCACACGATCCGCCCACACCCCGGTCAGGCCGCCTCGGCGGCGAACATCCACCGCCTGCTCCAGGACTCGGCGGTGATGGAATCGCACCGCGACGACGTGACGCACGCGGTGCAGGACGCATACTCGATGCGATGCGCGCCGCAGGTCGCCGGGGCCGCCCGCGACACCCTGGACTTCGCCCGGCAGGTGGCGGGCCGGGAACTGATCTCGGTGGTGGACAACCCGGTGGTGCTACCGGACGGCCGGGTCGAGTCGACCGGGAACTTCCACGGCGCACCACTCGGTTTCGCCGCCGACTTCCTCGCCGTCGCCGCCGCCGAGGTCGGCGCGATCGCCGAGCGACGGGTGGACCGGCTGCTCGACGTGACCCGCTCCCGCGACCTACCGGCGTTCCTCTCCCCCGACGCCGGCGTCAACTCAGGGCTGATGATCGCCCAGTACACGGCGGCGGGCATCGTCGCGGAGAACCGCCGGCTCGCCGCACCCGCCTCGGTGGACTCGCTGCCCACCAGCGGAATGCAGGAGGACCACGTGTCGATGGGCTGGGCGGCGACACGGAAACTGCGGACCGTCCTGGACAACCTCACCAGCCTGCTCGCGGTCGAGCTGCTCGCCGCGGTCCGCGGGCTCCAACTGCGGGCCCCGCTGCGACCGTCCCCGGCCGGGCGGGCCGCCATCGCCGCGTTGGCCGGGGCCGCCGGGGATCCCGGCCCGGACATCTTCCTCGCTCCGGTGCTGGAGACCGCCCGTACGGTGGTGGCCGGCCCGGAGTTGCGCGCCGCGATCGAACGTGAGGTCGGCGCGCTGGCCTGA